A single region of the Azospirillum fermentarium genome encodes:
- a CDS encoding CidA/LrgA family protein, with protein MNALQSIGVLLGCQLAGEVAVRLLAVPLPGAVVGCVLLFALLTVRAGVPGGLKTMADGLLRYLPVMFVPAGVGVMADAERVRDEWLALLTVLVLGTVVTAAVTLWSFDVMARAVDRRAGAGDDRR; from the coding sequence GTGAACGCCCTTCAATCCATCGGCGTGTTGCTGGGGTGCCAGTTGGCGGGGGAGGTGGCGGTGCGGCTCCTGGCCGTGCCGCTGCCGGGCGCGGTGGTCGGCTGCGTCCTGCTGTTCGCCCTGCTGACCGTGCGGGCCGGGGTGCCCGGCGGGCTGAAGACGATGGCGGACGGGCTGCTGCGCTATCTGCCGGTGATGTTCGTGCCCGCCGGGGTCGGGGTGATGGCCGATGCCGAGCGCGTGCGTGATGAATGGCTGGCGCTGCTGACCGTGCTGGTGCTGGGCACCGTGGTCACCGCCGCCGTCACGCTGTGGAGCTTCGATGTCATGGCGCGCGCCGTGGACCGGCGGGCGGGGGCGGGCGATGACCGGCGCTGA
- a CDS encoding LrgB family protein, translated as MTGADAWGGLLASPLPWMAATVGAFLLALEVHRRSGGHALTQPVALAVALLIGMLVVTGVPVQTYTQGTAPLRFLLGPATVALAVPMYEQRRLIARTWLPIGVALLAGCVTAVVSVVGLAWATGLSGTMMLSLSPKSATMPIAMEVSAKIGGLSTLTMVFVMATGLVGTALAGPLRRLAPGDDGRGMGFTLGLAAHGIGIGRAFQISPAAGVFAGLAMALNGIATAVLTPLILTLLRI; from the coding sequence ATGACCGGCGCTGATGCGTGGGGGGGGCTGCTGGCCTCTCCCTTGCCGTGGATGGCGGCGACCGTCGGCGCCTTTTTGCTGGCGCTGGAGGTGCACCGGCGCAGCGGCGGCCACGCCCTGACCCAGCCGGTGGCGCTGGCGGTGGCCCTGCTGATCGGGATGCTGGTGGTGACCGGCGTGCCGGTCCAGACCTACACCCAGGGAACCGCACCGCTGCGCTTCCTGCTGGGGCCGGCGACGGTGGCGCTGGCGGTGCCCATGTACGAGCAGCGCCGCCTGATCGCGCGCACATGGCTGCCCATCGGCGTGGCGCTGCTGGCCGGGTGCGTGACGGCGGTGGTGTCGGTGGTGGGGCTGGCGTGGGCGACGGGGCTGAGCGGAACCATGATGCTGTCGCTCAGCCCGAAATCGGCCACCATGCCCATCGCCATGGAGGTGTCGGCCAAGATCGGCGGCCTGTCCACCCTGACCATGGTGTTCGTCATGGCGACGGGGCTGGTGGGAACGGCGCTGGCCGGCCCCCTGCGCCGTCTGGCACCGGGGGACGACGGGCGGGGGATGGGCTTTACCCTGGGGCTGGCGGCCCACGGGATCGGCATCGGGCGGGCGTTCCAGATCAGCCCGGCGGCCGGTGTGTTCGCCGGGCTGGCCATGGCCCTGAACGGCATCGCCACCGCGGTGCTGACGCCGCTGATCCTCACACTGCTGCGGATCTAG